A stretch of Pseudomonas sp. 7SR1 DNA encodes these proteins:
- the gspF gene encoding type II secretion system inner membrane protein GspF, with the protein MNRYRFEAADAQGKIETGHLEADSQGAVFSLLRSRGLTALQVQLERNTPQAHGGGLFAARLSDNDLAWATRQLASLLGASLPLEAALSATVEQAERKHIAQTLSGVRADVRSGMRLAEALAARPKDFPDIYRALIAAGEESGDLAQVMERLADYIEERNNLRGKILTAFIYPGVVGLVSIGIVIFLLSYVVPQVVSAFSQARQDLPGLTLAMLTASDFIRAWGWLCFGVLAGGFWSWRIYLRNPRARLNWHARVLRLPLIGRFVLGLNTARFASTLAILGAAGVPLLRALEAARQTLSNDRLSLSVSDATAKVREGVNLAAALRVEKVFPPLLIHLIASGEKTGCLPPMLERAAQTLSRDIERRAMGMTALLEPLMIVVMGGVVLVIVMAVLLPIIEINQLVQ; encoded by the coding sequence ATGAATCGCTATCGTTTCGAGGCGGCCGACGCCCAGGGCAAGATCGAGACCGGACACCTGGAAGCGGACAGCCAGGGTGCTGTTTTCAGCCTGCTGCGCAGTCGTGGATTGACCGCATTGCAGGTGCAGTTGGAACGCAACACACCTCAAGCCCACGGTGGCGGGTTATTCGCGGCCCGGCTCTCGGACAACGACCTGGCCTGGGCCACCCGGCAACTGGCGAGCCTGCTGGGGGCGAGCCTGCCTTTGGAAGCTGCGTTGAGTGCCACGGTGGAACAGGCCGAGCGCAAGCACATCGCCCAGACCCTGAGTGGAGTCCGGGCCGATGTACGCAGCGGCATGCGCCTGGCCGAAGCCCTGGCGGCGCGTCCCAAGGACTTTCCGGACATCTATCGGGCACTGATCGCCGCCGGCGAGGAGTCCGGTGACCTGGCCCAGGTCATGGAGCGGCTGGCCGACTACATCGAGGAGCGCAACAACCTGCGGGGCAAGATCCTGACGGCGTTCATCTACCCGGGGGTGGTGGGGCTGGTGTCCATCGGCATCGTGATCTTCCTCCTCAGCTATGTGGTGCCCCAGGTGGTCAGCGCGTTTTCCCAGGCGCGCCAGGACCTGCCCGGCCTGACCCTGGCCATGCTCACCGCAAGCGACTTCATCCGCGCCTGGGGGTGGCTGTGTTTCGGTGTGCTGGCGGGCGGGTTCTGGAGCTGGCGGATATACCTGCGCAACCCTCGGGCACGATTGAACTGGCACGCGCGTGTGTTGCGCCTGCCGTTGATCGGGCGTTTCGTGCTGGGGCTCAATACGGCACGTTTCGCCTCCACCCTGGCGATTCTCGGCGCCGCCGGGGTGCCGCTGCTGCGGGCGCTGGAAGCGGCGCGACAGACACTGTCCAACGACCGCCTGAGCCTGAGTGTCAGCGATGCCACGGCGAAGGTCCGCGAAGGGGTCAACCTGGCGGCCGCCCTGCGGGTGGAAAAGGTCTTTCCGCCGTTGCTGATCCACCTGATCGCCAGCGGCGAAAAGACCGGTTGCCTGCCCCCGATGCTCGAACGCGCCGCGCAGACCCTGTCCCGGGACATCGAACGTCGGGCCATGGGCATGACCGCGTTGCTGGAGCCCCTGATGATCGTGGTCATGGGCGGGGTGGTGCTGGTGATCGTCATGGCGGTGCTGCTGCCGATTATCGAGATCAACCAACTGGTTCAATAA